GGACAGGGACTCACCGTCAATGTCGGTGATGGTGAGGATATCAATGTTCTCTACAGCCGAATCCAGCAGGCACTGGTTGCCGATGGCCCGGTGGCTCTTGTCAACAAGCGGCCGATGGCTGTTGGTGTCCCTGGCATCGAAGGCTCGCCGAAAGGCCATGACGTCATTGCCGTCAATCTGGCGGTTGATTACCTTACCGGTCGCGGCCTGATGGAGGCAGTCGAGATGCTGCAGACCTATGCGGTTAAGAAAACCAAGGTAACCTACCTCGGCAGCACTCCGGAAACCGGCAAGGTACGGGATGATTTTGGCAAAGTGGTCTGTGAAATTCTCGATTCCATGGACAACCCAGCGGCAAAAGTTCTGGTGGTTGACTCCGATCTCGAGGGTTCCTGCGGCCTGCACCATATCCGCAAAAAACATCCGGAGGTGTATGTTCACGGCGGGATAATGGAGCGCAACAACTATTCGGTAGCGGCCGGTTTTGGCTCAGAACCGGGGAGGCAGGGGATCTTCGGGACCTTTGCCGCTTTCCTTGAGATGGTTGTCTCGGAGATAACCATGGCCCGTCTCAATCGCGCCAATGTTCTCGCCCATTTTTCCCATTCCGGAATCGACGACATGGCCGACAACACCTGTCATTTCGGCATTAACAATTTCTTTGCCGACAATGCGGTTGCCGAGAAAGACTGTACTCGCCTGTACTTTCCCGCAGACGCCCTGCAACTGCGGGCAATGCTTAAAAAGGTATTTACTGACGAGGGCCTCCGTTTCATCTTTTCGACACGTTCAGCAACCCCGTATCTCCTTACCGAGGGTGGTGAAAAGATCTTTGGCGAAGGCTATGAATTCCAGCCTGGCAAAGACGAGATCATTCGTGAGGGCAAAGATGGGTATCTCGTCAGTTACGGGGAGATGACCTACCGCTGTCTTGATGCGGTTATGCAGCTGCGCAGCCGTGGCCTTGAGCTGGGGTTGATCAACAAGCCCACCCTCAATGTTGTTGATGAAGAGATCCTTGCCAAAGTGGGAAGAAGCCCTCTGGTGATGGTCGTGGAAAGCCAGAACAGTAAGACCGGGTTGGGTATTCGCTTCGGTACCTGGCTCCTCGAAAGAGGTTTGCACCCGCGGTATGCATATTTGGGAACGAGCAAAATAGGTCAGGGGGGGATTGATGAACAATTGCCTCACCAAGGGCTAGATGTTCAGGATATCATCAAGAAAATTCTCACATCTTCAGTAAGTTGATCAAAAAAGTTGCAAGGAATGTTGGATTCAGGTTACTCTGATTCAGTGATTTTAGCGGTCTCGGCAAGAAGATTGTGGTTGTACAGGTGGTGATCCGGCAGCATTGCTGGGAACAGCTTGTCTGCTTTCAAGGACAGTAACAGAAATTATGGAGACGTAATGGACGGAAAAACAGAATCGCTCGGAATAGTGCAAAGCAGTGCCAGTTCACAATTTACTGGACGCCAGAAG
This DNA window, taken from Desulforhopalus sp., encodes the following:
- a CDS encoding transketolase gives rise to the protein MVFPINLQEYTPLQFDIRQAELSAEQRRILACNIQLVRDCLVFFTAMANVKGLGGHTGGAFDIVPEVLIIDGFMKGSASLHPVYFDEAGHRVAIQYVMAVLNGHKKPESLLHYREYGHGFYGHPERDEQHGVFFSSGRLGHLWSYVNGVAEADRSKTVIMFGSDGSQMEGDNAEAARYAVARKLKVKLIIDDNDVTIAGHPSEYMKGYDVARTLAGQGLTVNVGDGEDINVLYSRIQQALVADGPVALVNKRPMAVGVPGIEGSPKGHDVIAVNLAVDYLTGRGLMEAVEMLQTYAVKKTKVTYLGSTPETGKVRDDFGKVVCEILDSMDNPAAKVLVVDSDLEGSCGLHHIRKKHPEVYVHGGIMERNNYSVAAGFGSEPGRQGIFGTFAAFLEMVVSEITMARLNRANVLAHFSHSGIDDMADNTCHFGINNFFADNAVAEKDCTRLYFPADALQLRAMLKKVFTDEGLRFIFSTRSATPYLLTEGGEKIFGEGYEFQPGKDEIIREGKDGYLVSYGEMTYRCLDAVMQLRSRGLELGLINKPTLNVVDEEILAKVGRSPLVMVVESQNSKTGLGIRFGTWLLERGLHPRYAYLGTSKIGQGGIDEQLPHQGLDVQDIIKKILTSSVS